One Alnus glutinosa chromosome 3, dhAlnGlut1.1, whole genome shotgun sequence genomic region harbors:
- the LOC133863325 gene encoding putative serine/threonine-protein kinase-like protein CCR3 → MTKLPFSATVADTVTVVILVILAVTPSAHALGSGATLAVSFGSGTVCGIVASQPTRRIECYRRGQTFAVDPNINFSSITGGRNFFCGLRSGGYTFLCWDTNDFSSTNFAPKRVYFNDTVRLENLSVGDDQVCATVVGTGSVNCWRVKDPLSRSDGFKSISSGFGFSCGILANSGQVRCWGSNTELGKQIQTGFGNMSMMSIVAGGSHVCGLNSTGFVVCRGNNDSGQLDLPSNSASEFSTLALGANHSCGIRRNGSVACWGGGGEYSVNVTRGVSFETIVSGSNFTCGLTSSNFYVICWGPGWPNSGGESLLPPILPGPCNDQSCSECGVYPQSQSLCSGFGNICKPCFTPVPSPPPPPPPPPPPTPGPTGSPRSSTSRGLRRGLLAFCIVGSVGAFAGICTIIYCLWTGVCFGKKKVHNSVQPTITRAASSNNGITSNNSPPSRSSTIRRQGSRLMRRQRSGTSSKHGDRAEEFSLAELAAATNNFSPENKLGAGSFGVVYRGKLPDGHEVAIKRGETGPKMKKFQEKESAFDSELAFLSRLHHKHLVRLVGFCEEKDERLLVYEYMKNGALYDHLHDKNNVEKSSSLLNSWKMRIKIALDAARGIEYLHNYAVPPIIHRDIKSSNILLDANWTARVSDFGLSLMGPESNQEYRPTKAAGTVGYIDPEYYGLNLLTAKSDVYGLGVVLLELLTGKRAIFKSGESGGTPISVVDFAVPAIMAGELVKILDSRVGPPEMNEVEAVELMAYSAMHCVHLEGRERLTMADIVANLDRALSIFDDSHGSISSGIISIASE, encoded by the coding sequence ATGACGAAACTACCCTTCTCCGCCACCGTCGCCGACACGGTCACCGTTGTTATACTGGTCATCCTCGCCGTGACACCCTCGGCCCATGCTCTCGGCTCCGGAGCCACTCTCGCCGTCAGCTTCGGCTCCGGCACCGTCTGCGGCATCGTCGCCTCGCAGCCCACGCGGCGCATCGAATGCTATCGACGCGGCCAAACCTTCGCCGTCGATCCCAACATCAATTTCTCCTCCATTACTGGAGGCCGGAACTTCTTCTGCGGCCTCCGCTCCGGTGGATACACCTTCCTCTGCTGGGACACCAACGACTTTTCCAGCACCAACTTCGCCCCTAAGCGGGTTTACTTCAACGACACTGTTCGATTAGAGAACCTCTCGGTTGGTGACGACCAGGTCTGCGCCACGGTGGTTGGTACAGGCTCGGTAAATTGCTGGAGAGTTAAGGATCCATTATCTAGGTCCGATGGGTTTAAGTCAATCTCATCTGGGTTTGGATTCTCTTGTGGTATTTTGGCGAACAGTGGGCAGGTTCGGTGTTGGGGAAGCAATACTGAGCTTGGGAAACAGATACAGACAGGGTTTGGGAACATGTCGATGATGAGTATTGTAGCGGGTGGCTCACACGTTTGCGGACTGAATTCAACTGGGTTTGTGGTTTGCAGAGGGAACAACGATTCTGGGCAGTTGGATTTGCCTTCTAACTCGGCGTCGGAGTTCTCAACGTTGGCGCTTGGGGCGAACCATAGTTGTGGGATTAGGCGAAATGGATCGGTGGCGTGTTGGGGTGGCGGAGGAGAGTATTCGGTGAATGTGACACGAGGGGTTTCCTTTGAAACGATTGTGTCGGGATCGAATTTTACTTGTGGATTAACGTCGTCgaatttttatgttatatgttGGGGACCTGGGTGGCCTAATTCAGGGGGTGAGTCTCTATTGCCTCCGATTCTTCCAGGGCCTTGTAATGATCAATCTTGTAGCGAGTGTGGTGTGTATCCACAATCACAGAGTCTCTGTTCTGGTTTTGGGAATATTTGCAAGCCTTGTTTTACTCCAGTTCCATCGCCGCcgccgccaccaccaccaccaccaccaccaacaccAGGGCCAACAGGTTCACCCCGATCATCTACATCCAGGGGTTTGAGAAGGGGTTTATTGGCGTTTTGCATTGTGGGATCCGTTGGAGCTTTTGCGGGTATTTGCACAATAATCTACTGCTTGTGGACTGGTGTTTGTTTTGGGAAGAAGAAAGTGCACAATTCAGTGCAGCCCACAATCACCAGAGCTGCCAGTTCTAACAATGGCATAACGTCGAACAATAGCCCGCCTTCGAGATCGTCCACCATTAGGCGCCAGGGCTCGAGACTTATGAGGCGGCAGAGGAGTGGAACCTCGTCCAAGCACGGAGACAGGGCCGAGGAATTTTCACTAGCTGAGCTTGCAGCTGCCACCAACAATTTCTCCCCAGAGAACAAGCTTGGTGCTGGAAGCTTTGGTGTTGTATACAGGGGAAAATTACCAGATGGCCACGAGGTTGCTATCAAAAGGGGTGAAACAGGTCCAAAGATGAAGAAATTTCAAGAGAAAGAGAGCGCATTTGATTCAGAACTGGCTTTCTTGTCCCGCCTTCATCACAAACACTTGGTTAGGCTGGTTGGGTTTTGCGAGGAGAAGGATGAAAGGCTCCTGGTTTATGAGTACATGAAGAATGGCGCTCTTTATGATCATTTACATGACAAGAACAACGTGGAAAAGAGCAGTAGTCTTTTGAATTCTTGGAAAATGAGGATCAAAATCGCGTTAGATGCTGCCCGAGGGATTGAATATCTTCACAATTATGCAGTCCCGCCCATAATTCACAGAGACATCAAGTCCTCTAACATATTACTCGATGCAAATTGGACGGCAAGAGTATCCGACTTCGGATTGTCGTTAATGGGGCCGGAATCCAATCAGGAGTATAGACCGACGAAAGCAGCCGGAACAGTTGGGTACATTGATCCAGAGTACTATGGTCTAAATTTGTTAACAGCAAAGAGTGATGTTTATGGGCTTGGAGTAGTACTATTGGAACTTTTGACAGGGAAGAGAGCAATATTCAAGAGCGGCGAAAGTGGAGGAACACCCATAAGCGTGGTGGATTTTGCGGTGCCGGCCATTATGGCCGGAGAATTGGTAAAGATCCTGGACTCCAGGGTTGGGCCGCCGGAGATGAACGAAGTCGAGGCAGTGGAGCTGATGGCCTATTCTGCAATGCATTGTGTGCATTTGGAAGGGAGGGAGAGGCTAACCATGGCTGACATTGTGGCCAATTTGGACCGGGCATTGTCTATCTTTGATGATAGTCATGGCAGCATCTCGAGTGGTATAATCTCCATTGCTTCAGAATAA
- the LOC133864290 gene encoding uncharacterized protein LOC133864290, producing the protein MPMAELTQADVYSPRSLQVWRTLLNWLAFFFQIFYQILRALGHQPMLSSASSSSSPSFKPLPVVELPDHDSPPTSAVEIPAAAPDSDFDDRSEKLTVVLDLDETLVCAYETSSLPAVVRNQATEAGLKWFELECISSDKECEGKPKVNYVTVFERPGLEEFLKEVGEFANLVLFTAGLEGYARPLVDRIDKENRFSLRLYRPSTISTEYREHVKDLSCLSKNPCRIVLVDNNPFSFLLQPLNGIPCIPFTAGQPHDTQLLDVLLPLLKHLSQQKDVRPVLYERFHMPEWFQKQGIPISAWTL; encoded by the exons ATGCCCATGGCCGAGTTGACTCAGGCCGACGTGTACTCGCCCAGGTCTCTGCAGGTATGGCGGACACTCCTCAACTGGTTGGCCTTCTTCTTCCAGATCTTCTATCAGATCCTCAGAGCTCTCGGCCACCAACCCATGCTCTCTTCggcttcctcttcttcttctccttctttcaaGCCCTTGCCGGTCGTTGAGCTCCCGGACCACGACTCTCCGCCCACCTCCGCCGTCGAAATCCCCGCCGCCGCCCCAGATTCCGATTTCGACGACCGGTCCGAGAAGCTCACG GTAGTTCTTGACTTGGACGAAACTCTAGTATGTGCATATGAGACATCCAGTTTGCCAGCTGTTGTTCGTAATCAAGCAACAGAAGCTGGGTTGAAATGGTTCGAACTCGAATGCATTTCTTCAGACAAG GAATGTGAAGGAAAACCTAAGGTCAATTACGTTACAGTTTTTGAGCGTCCGGGATTGGAAGAATTCTTAAAAGAAGTTGGTGAATTTGCTAATCTTGTACTGTTTACTGCTGGTCTTGAAG GTTATGCTAGACCGCTTGTTGACAGAATAGATAAGGAAAATCGATTTAGTCTTCGACTTTATCGGCCTTCAACAATTAGCAC GGAGTATCGGGAGCACGTGAAGGATCTCTCCTGCCTATCAAAAAATCCATGCCGAATTGTTCTTGTTGACAACAATCCATTCAGTTTCTTGTTGCAACCACTGAATGGAATTCCCTGCATTCCATTTACTGCTGGGCAACCACATGACACACAG cttctgGATGTCCTCCTTCCACTCCTTAAGCACCTTTCTCAGCAGAAAGATGTGAGACCTGTGCTCTACGAAAGGTTCCATATGCCTGAATGGTTTCAAAAGCAAGGAATCCCTATTTCTGCTTGGACGTTGTAG